One Gemmatimonadaceae bacterium DNA segment encodes these proteins:
- a CDS encoding acyl-CoA thioesterase, translated as MSTPHPDDRFELPLVISTDDIDELGHVNNVVYLRWAQDVATAHWRAAATTRQQEGIAWVALRHEIDYKLPALPGDAIVASTWVGQAEAIRFERFVEILRARDRKVLARTRTLWCPISRATGKVTRVGDDVRRVFSRG; from the coding sequence ATGTCGACGCCGCATCCCGACGATCGCTTCGAACTCCCGCTCGTCATCTCGACGGACGACATCGACGAGCTGGGGCACGTGAACAACGTCGTCTACCTGCGCTGGGCGCAGGACGTGGCGACGGCGCACTGGCGTGCCGCGGCTACGACGAGGCAGCAGGAGGGCATCGCCTGGGTCGCGCTGCGCCACGAGATCGACTACAAGCTCCCTGCCCTTCCCGGCGACGCCATCGTCGCGTCGACGTGGGTCGGGCAAGCGGAGGCGATTCGCTTCGAACGATTTGTGGAGATCCTTCGCGCGCGCGACCGCAAGGTGCTGGCGCGCACGCGCACGCTGTGGTGCCCCATCTCCCGTGCCACGGGGAAGGTCACGCGCGTAGGCGACGACGTGCGGCGTGTCTTCTCGCGGGGGTGA
- a CDS encoding efflux RND transporter permease subunit: protein MFISDFAIKRPIITVVSMIALVVFGLASLARLGTDEFPELNPPVVFVAVPYPGAAPDVVEREVITRIEDKLSAISGVDKLHSSSTDGFGQVVIQFVFSKDVDQAMQDVRDAMTAVRPQLPSDILEPVLTRFDPTQLPVVSLAVTSRTIPTPQLTQIADQDIGGELRAIPGVAQVNIVGGDSAQLNINVRPNDLAAAGVGIDQVVSAVRTQNLAAPVGRVNAAMENRVIRLEGRLGSPADFADIVVAQRAGQLVRLGQVAGVEAGAAEPTSAALFSGVPAIGLDIIKSREYSTTGVGDAVRARVAELQSTLPAGVQIEFVRDGGSRVRRSVNNVQETLFEGAVLTVLVVFLFLNSWRSTVITGLALPVSVLTAFAPLLLFGFTLNVMSLMGLSLAIGILIDDAIVVRENIVRHVEMGKDHVRASHEGTDEIGLAVAATTFSIVAVFVPVGFMPGIAGQLFKPFALTIASAVLVSLFVSFSLDPMLSAYWPDPQLEAHERRNPIARLLDRFNTWFDRQAQRYETVIAWALDHRWWMIGIAAGSLVVALWLQVAFGGFGFQPVMDNGELNVGIETPPGSSLEYTTLKAEEVARMIRAHEGVVAYTYTTVGSSTGSGALDEATVYVRMVPKRARKVSQLQFGQLIRREVATVAGAVVYTYDAGSLAGNQKQMQLQVQGPDARLLSRLAEQVADSVRAVQGAVDVGLSTKGQTPELGIRVNRALASSLGVSVGQLAQSLRFAFAGVEAGTWVDPSGISRYVRVRLAPESRGRARDVAQLPILLQGARASAGETIPFIPLSQVATVTTGMGPARIDHYQRRRVVTVGANVLGASMGNVAADVMRRVRAIPFPPGYRVSESGQVESQNEMFSAIITALGVAILLMYLILVVQFGSFLDPLVILLSLPLSLIGVVLALLLTRDTLNIMSLIGVMMLMGLVAKNAILLIDFAKWAHRDGGLSVRDALIKAGRIRLRPIMMTTLALIAGMTPVALGIGEGADFRAPLGRAVIGGVIASTVLTLVVIPTVYEIVEHWRESLRARFRRSS, encoded by the coding sequence GTGTTCATCTCCGATTTCGCCATCAAGCGGCCGATCATCACGGTCGTCTCGATGATTGCGCTGGTCGTCTTCGGCCTGGCGTCGCTCGCCCGGCTCGGGACCGACGAGTTCCCCGAACTCAACCCGCCGGTCGTCTTCGTCGCGGTCCCCTACCCGGGCGCAGCCCCCGACGTGGTGGAGCGCGAGGTGATCACGCGCATCGAGGACAAGCTTTCGGCGATTAGTGGCGTCGACAAGCTCCACTCGTCGTCGACCGACGGCTTCGGACAGGTTGTCATCCAGTTCGTCTTCTCGAAGGATGTCGACCAGGCCATGCAGGATGTGCGCGACGCCATGACGGCGGTGCGCCCGCAGCTCCCGAGCGACATCCTCGAACCGGTCCTGACGCGCTTCGACCCGACGCAGCTCCCGGTCGTCTCGCTCGCCGTCACGTCGCGCACCATCCCCACGCCGCAGCTCACGCAGATCGCCGACCAGGACATCGGTGGCGAGCTGCGGGCGATACCCGGCGTGGCGCAGGTGAACATCGTGGGGGGCGACAGCGCGCAGCTCAACATCAACGTGCGCCCGAACGATCTCGCGGCGGCCGGCGTGGGGATCGACCAGGTGGTGAGCGCGGTGCGCACGCAGAACCTCGCGGCGCCGGTGGGGCGCGTGAATGCCGCGATGGAGAACCGCGTGATCCGCCTCGAGGGGCGGCTCGGTTCGCCGGCCGATTTCGCCGATATCGTCGTGGCGCAGCGCGCGGGACAGCTCGTCAGGCTCGGCCAGGTCGCCGGCGTGGAAGCAGGAGCCGCGGAACCGACGTCGGCGGCGCTGTTCAGCGGCGTCCCGGCCATCGGGCTCGACATCATCAAGTCGCGCGAGTACAGCACGACAGGAGTGGGCGACGCCGTGCGCGCGCGCGTGGCGGAGCTGCAATCCACGCTTCCCGCCGGGGTCCAGATCGAGTTCGTGCGCGATGGCGGTTCGCGCGTGCGACGGTCCGTGAACAACGTGCAGGAGACGCTGTTCGAGGGGGCGGTGCTCACCGTCCTCGTCGTCTTCCTCTTCCTCAACTCGTGGCGATCGACGGTCATCACCGGGCTCGCGCTCCCCGTCTCGGTGCTCACGGCCTTTGCCCCGCTCCTGCTCTTCGGCTTCACGCTCAACGTGATGTCGCTGATGGGGCTCTCGCTCGCCATCGGCATCCTCATCGACGACGCGATCGTGGTGCGCGAGAACATCGTGCGACACGTGGAGATGGGAAAGGACCATGTGCGCGCGTCGCACGAGGGGACCGACGAGATCGGGCTCGCGGTGGCGGCGACGACCTTCTCCATCGTGGCGGTCTTCGTCCCCGTCGGCTTCATGCCGGGGATCGCCGGGCAGCTCTTCAAGCCGTTCGCGCTCACGATTGCCAGCGCGGTGCTCGTCTCGCTCTTCGTCTCGTTCTCGCTCGACCCGATGCTGTCGGCCTACTGGCCCGACCCGCAGCTGGAGGCGCACGAGCGCCGCAACCCGATTGCCCGGCTCCTTGACCGCTTCAACACCTGGTTCGACCGTCAGGCGCAACGCTACGAGACGGTCATCGCCTGGGCGCTCGACCACCGCTGGTGGATGATCGGGATCGCCGCCGGGTCGCTGGTGGTGGCGCTCTGGCTGCAGGTCGCGTTTGGCGGCTTCGGCTTCCAGCCGGTGATGGACAACGGGGAGCTCAACGTCGGCATCGAGACGCCACCCGGGTCGTCGCTGGAGTACACGACGCTCAAGGCGGAGGAAGTGGCGCGGATGATCCGCGCGCACGAGGGCGTGGTCGCCTACACCTACACGACGGTCGGCTCATCGACGGGCTCCGGCGCGCTGGACGAGGCCACCGTCTACGTGCGCATGGTGCCCAAGCGCGCGCGCAAGGTGTCGCAGCTCCAGTTTGGCCAGCTGATCCGCCGCGAGGTGGCCACCGTGGCCGGTGCCGTGGTCTACACATATGATGCCGGGAGCCTGGCGGGCAACCAGAAGCAGATGCAGCTTCAGGTGCAAGGGCCCGACGCGCGCCTCCTGTCGCGGCTGGCCGAGCAGGTGGCGGACTCGGTGCGCGCCGTCCAGGGGGCGGTCGACGTCGGGCTCTCGACCAAGGGGCAGACGCCGGAACTCGGCATCCGCGTGAACCGCGCGCTGGCCTCGTCGCTGGGCGTGAGCGTGGGGCAGCTCGCGCAGTCGCTGCGCTTTGCCTTCGCCGGCGTGGAAGCGGGAACATGGGTCGATCCCTCCGGCATCTCGCGCTACGTGCGCGTGCGCCTTGCCCCCGAGTCGCGCGGGCGCGCCAGGGACGTCGCCCAGCTCCCGATCCTCCTGCAGGGTGCGCGCGCTTCGGCGGGCGAGACCATCCCCTTCATCCCGCTGTCGCAGGTGGCGACGGTGACGACGGGAATGGGGCCGGCGCGCATCGATCACTATCAGCGGCGGCGCGTGGTCACTGTCGGCGCCAACGTGCTCGGCGCCTCGATGGGGAACGTCGCCGCCGACGTGATGCGCCGCGTGCGCGCCATCCCCTTCCCTCCGGGCTACCGGGTGAGCGAGTCGGGGCAGGTCGAGAGCCAGAACGAGATGTTCAGCGCGATCATCACCGCACTCGGCGTGGCGATCCTGCTCATGTACCTCATCCTCGTGGTGCAGTTCGGTTCGTTCCTGGACCCGCTCGTCATTCTCCTTTCGCTCCCGCTGTCGCTGATTGGGGTGGTGCTGGCGCTGCTGCTCACCCGCGACACGCTCAACATCATGAGCCTGATCGGGGTGATGATGCTGATGGGGCTCGTGGCGAAGAACGCCATCCTCCTCATCGACTTCGCCAAGTGGGCGCACCGCGACGGCGGCCTGAGCGTGCGCGACGCACTCATCAAGGCGGGGCGCATCCGGCTGCGCCCGATCATGATGACGACCCTGGCGCTGATCGCCGGAATGACGCCCGTGGCGTTAGGCATCGGTGAGGGAGCCGACTTCCGCGCCCCGCTCGGACGCGCCGTCATCGGCGGCGTGATCGCCTCCACGGTGCTGACGCTCGTGGTGATCCCCACGGTCTACGAGATCGTCGAGCACTGGCGCGAATCGTTGCGCGCACGATTCAGGCGCAGCAGCTAG
- a CDS encoding Gfo/Idh/MocA family oxidoreductase, whose amino-acid sequence MSPIRFALVGIGDIAERAVIPAFRHARRDVRLEALVSGHRARARRQVSRRDTPLVVRYQDYDALLESGAVDAVYIALPNQLHADFARRALQRGVHVLCEKPVTTTVADARHMREMAASTGARLMVAYRLYFDEATRRAITLARARATGELRIFASVFSSPVDAGDIRLERAGRGGLFDLGIYCVNAARMVFGSEPLEVQGMHLGGGGKFGQVPEMTAALLRYPGERLASFVCSLRAHRVNWWSALGTRRLLRMEPAFHYAEPLALHVQRDGRSRHTRYRMHDQFAAELRHFARTVVRTTGEDDTARDGEADIRILDAIDRAARTGRAVPVRAPEGAPGSAVLSSAPGQRSHASRSRPA is encoded by the coding sequence GTGTCACCCATCCGCTTCGCGTTGGTCGGGATCGGCGACATCGCCGAACGTGCCGTGATTCCGGCGTTTCGCCATGCGCGGCGCGACGTGCGGCTCGAGGCGCTCGTCTCCGGCCACCGCGCGCGCGCCCGGCGCCAGGTGTCGCGACGCGACACGCCGCTCGTGGTTCGCTATCAGGACTACGACGCCCTGCTGGAGAGCGGTGCGGTGGATGCGGTATACATCGCCCTTCCCAACCAGCTGCACGCCGACTTCGCGCGCCGCGCGCTGCAACGCGGCGTGCACGTGCTGTGCGAGAAGCCGGTGACCACCACCGTAGCCGACGCGCGGCACATGCGGGAGATGGCCGCGAGTACCGGGGCGCGGCTCATGGTCGCGTATCGGCTCTACTTCGACGAAGCGACGCGACGCGCGATTACCCTGGCACGGGCGCGCGCCACGGGCGAGCTGCGCATCTTTGCCTCCGTCTTCTCGTCGCCGGTTGACGCCGGCGACATCCGCCTCGAGCGCGCCGGTCGCGGTGGACTCTTCGACCTGGGGATCTACTGCGTGAATGCGGCGCGGATGGTCTTCGGCAGCGAACCGTTGGAGGTGCAGGGGATGCACCTGGGGGGCGGCGGCAAGTTTGGCCAGGTGCCGGAGATGACGGCCGCGCTGCTGCGCTATCCCGGCGAGCGCCTGGCGAGCTTTGTCTGCAGCCTGCGCGCGCATCGCGTCAACTGGTGGAGTGCGCTCGGCACCCGGCGCCTGTTGCGCATGGAGCCGGCCTTTCACTATGCGGAGCCGCTGGCGCTGCACGTGCAGCGCGACGGCCGGTCGCGACATACCCGGTATCGCATGCACGATCAGTTCGCGGCGGAGCTGCGGCACTTCGCGCGGACGGTGGTGCGTACCACTGGCGAGGACGACACGGCGCGCGATGGCGAGGCCGACATCCGCATCCTGGACGCGATCGACCGCGCGGCGCGCACCGGGCGGGCGGTGCCCGTGCGCGCGCCGGAGGGCGCGCCGGGAAGTGCGGTTCTTTCCTCAGCACCCGGCCAGCGCTCGCACGCGTCGAGGAGTCGCCCCGCATGA
- a CDS encoding winged helix-turn-helix transcriptional regulator: protein MAPTDQTADAPALPPVLEFLRALWRLNHELEVTSSQMARTIGVTAQQRMVLRITGQTGPIAAGQLSRLLHVHPGTLSTTLGRLERRGLLRRSRASSDARVVMVSLTAKGEHLVANSRGSVERGVQQVLARVPKARLRATLAMLTELSASLETIRDEVRDTAKAPPRRAKPRR, encoded by the coding sequence ATGGCGCCTACGGATCAGACGGCCGACGCTCCCGCGCTCCCACCCGTCCTGGAGTTTCTGCGCGCCCTGTGGCGGCTGAACCACGAACTCGAAGTCACTTCGTCGCAGATGGCCCGCACGATCGGGGTCACGGCTCAGCAGCGAATGGTGCTTCGCATAACGGGCCAGACCGGACCCATTGCCGCTGGCCAACTCAGCCGGCTCCTCCACGTGCACCCCGGAACGCTCTCCACCACGCTTGGACGCCTCGAGCGACGCGGCCTGCTGCGGCGCTCGCGCGCTTCGAGCGATGCCCGCGTCGTCATGGTCTCGCTCACCGCCAAGGGCGAGCACCTCGTGGCCAATTCGCGCGGGAGCGTCGAGCGTGGCGTGCAACAAGTCCTGGCGCGCGTCCCCAAAGCCCGGTTGCGTGCCACGCTCGCGATGCTCACCGAACTGAGTGCCTCACTCGAGACGATTCGCGATGAGGTCCGCGACACGGCCAAGGCCCCGCCCCGTCGCGCCAAGCCACGCCGCTGA
- a CDS encoding DUF421 domain-containing protein — translation MDHATMDRDDRPPDPLGIGADDRIDVRFTRVRRVAWLLLVPMLVAAGVRWEVPGSGIGLTVPRTMLVYLLVLVVLRLAGKRTLGEMNTFDLAILLIVSEAVQPALVGDDHSLTNAALILLTLVGMDALLGFAKDRSPTLSTWLDDVPAVLLEDGQPREQVMRRHRVDVDDLLQAARQQHGLLALQSVRYAILERGGNISIIPGTDTTPR, via the coding sequence ATGGATCACGCCACGATGGATCGCGACGACCGCCCACCGGACCCGCTGGGCATCGGTGCCGACGATCGCATCGATGTTCGCTTCACACGCGTCCGACGCGTCGCCTGGCTCCTCCTCGTGCCGATGCTCGTCGCTGCCGGCGTCCGGTGGGAGGTCCCCGGGAGCGGCATCGGACTCACCGTGCCGCGCACGATGCTCGTCTACCTCCTGGTGCTGGTGGTGTTGCGCCTGGCGGGCAAGCGGACACTCGGCGAGATGAACACCTTCGACCTCGCCATCCTGCTGATCGTGAGCGAGGCAGTGCAACCGGCACTCGTCGGCGACGACCACTCGCTCACCAACGCGGCCCTCATCCTGCTTACGCTCGTTGGCATGGACGCCTTGCTGGGGTTTGCCAAGGACCGATCGCCCACGCTCTCCACCTGGCTGGACGATGTCCCCGCCGTCCTCCTGGAGGATGGTCAACCGCGCGAACAGGTCATGCGACGGCATCGCGTCGATGTCGACGACCTGCTCCAGGCGGCGCGGCAACAGCATGGACTGCTCGCCCTGCAATCGGTCCGGTACGCCATCCTCGAACGCGGGGGCAATATCTCCATCATCCCGGGCACCGACACCACCCCGCGCTGA
- a CDS encoding BON domain-containing protein, producing the protein MSSFARYDREAGWGARGAREPWWGSEEQADGYSSRHGFGPGEDRARRWGSMGRYADSMEDGSAMDDARVRRQGLYGPNEYAGAMDGGTWGASFAGRGPKGWQRSDERMREDLNEALARHPGIDASEIEVAVDNGEITLSGTVRDRRHKRAAEDVAENIFGASEIQNHLRVRRQDDAERDDARGTSMSRRGESEQQGASGRSREGRQSSGNPASSGAGTATSTAGEGAEGRSKSR; encoded by the coding sequence ATGAGTTCGTTCGCCCGGTACGATCGCGAAGCAGGCTGGGGAGCGCGCGGTGCGCGCGAGCCGTGGTGGGGCTCCGAAGAGCAGGCCGACGGCTACTCCAGCCGCCATGGCTTCGGGCCGGGCGAGGATCGCGCCCGCCGGTGGGGGAGCATGGGGCGGTACGCCGATAGCATGGAGGATGGGAGCGCCATGGACGACGCACGCGTGCGACGCCAGGGCCTCTACGGACCTAACGAGTACGCGGGTGCGATGGATGGCGGCACGTGGGGCGCGTCCTTTGCCGGTCGTGGCCCCAAGGGTTGGCAGCGCTCCGACGAGCGCATGCGCGAGGACCTCAACGAGGCACTGGCACGCCACCCCGGCATCGATGCCAGCGAGATCGAGGTCGCCGTCGACAACGGGGAGATCACGCTGAGCGGGACGGTGCGCGACCGTCGCCACAAGCGCGCCGCGGAGGATGTGGCCGAGAACATCTTCGGTGCCTCGGAGATCCAGAATCACCTGCGCGTCAGGCGTCAGGACGACGCCGAACGCGACGACGCTCGAGGGACCAGCATGTCCCGGCGCGGTGAGTCGGAGCAGCAGGGCGCCTCCGGCCGCTCGCGCGAAGGGCGGCAGTCGTCAGGCAACCCGGCGTCCTCGGGGGCCGGCACCGCGACGTCGACGGCCGGCGAAGGAGCCGAGGGTCGCAGCAAGTCGCGTTAG
- a CDS encoding response regulator, with amino-acid sequence MSLAGVLRPFVPVLSESGSPRLYQSIGPLAAVVCVVTYALTMLLLHVVLGEPFVPAGVTNAVATAGSLVALAVMRRGRAHLGARLLLVTVVIDTVVDMFVGPAPFYPVMVFIPNVVVGACLLLGARDALLACLVYAIAIPLSVPWREVAAAGFLSSALVGVVMTELACAGALMLVVVSRHTILELARRSERLAARLGVMIDRAPDGIVVIDEAGIVLHANPAATRTLAPHVVAAHSPLAPLLLNLDGRPADVAYLRGACEQLLRAYVRESGRDLAITGAYLELGGEARSIELMIRDVSPRPRDTRDTRDARDEEVSDAIVPPPAMPRQRRALVVDDEAPVREVLLRQLQRLGWAATLCASGHEALRVLEQMEPGGELIDLVLSDVRMPSMDGGELARRVRALRPSTPIILMSGDTAGLTRDLVLPGRPWIALPKPFDADQLARAIDVANGATR; translated from the coding sequence ATGTCACTCGCTGGCGTGTTGCGCCCGTTCGTCCCCGTCCTGTCCGAATCAGGGTCACCGCGCCTGTACCAGTCGATCGGTCCCCTGGCGGCGGTGGTCTGCGTGGTCACGTACGCGCTGACGATGTTGCTCCTGCACGTTGTCCTTGGGGAGCCCTTTGTCCCCGCTGGCGTGACGAACGCCGTCGCCACCGCCGGCTCGCTCGTGGCGCTCGCGGTCATGCGGCGAGGGCGCGCGCACCTGGGGGCGCGACTCCTTCTGGTCACGGTCGTGATCGATACCGTGGTCGACATGTTCGTCGGCCCGGCGCCGTTCTATCCGGTGATGGTCTTCATCCCCAACGTCGTGGTGGGGGCGTGCCTGCTGCTGGGGGCGCGCGACGCGTTGCTGGCGTGCCTGGTTTATGCAATCGCGATCCCGCTGTCGGTGCCGTGGCGGGAGGTGGCGGCCGCGGGTTTTCTGAGCAGTGCGCTGGTCGGCGTGGTGATGACGGAGCTGGCATGCGCCGGCGCACTGATGCTCGTCGTCGTCTCGCGGCACACCATCCTCGAGCTGGCGCGACGCTCGGAGCGGCTGGCGGCGCGGTTGGGGGTGATGATCGACCGTGCGCCCGACGGCATCGTGGTGATCGACGAAGCGGGCATTGTGCTTCACGCCAATCCGGCGGCCACGCGAACGCTGGCCCCGCACGTGGTGGCGGCGCACTCGCCGCTGGCGCCGTTGCTGCTGAACCTCGACGGTCGCCCCGCCGACGTTGCATACCTGCGCGGCGCCTGCGAGCAACTGCTGCGCGCGTATGTGCGTGAGAGCGGGCGCGACTTGGCCATCACGGGGGCCTACCTGGAACTGGGCGGCGAGGCGCGATCGATCGAGCTGATGATTCGCGACGTCTCGCCGCGTCCGCGCGATACTCGCGATACTCGCGACGCGCGTGACGAGGAGGTCTCGGACGCCATCGTGCCGCCGCCGGCCATGCCGCGCCAGCGGCGCGCGCTGGTGGTTGACGACGAAGCGCCGGTGCGCGAAGTGCTGCTCCGCCAGTTGCAACGCCTGGGATGGGCGGCCACACTGTGCGCCAGCGGTCACGAGGCGTTGCGCGTGCTGGAGCAGATGGAACCCGGGGGCGAGCTGATCGACCTGGTCCTGAGCGATGTGCGCATGCCATCGATGGACGGCGGCGAACTCGCGCGCCGGGTGCGGGCGCTGCGCCCGTCCACCCCCATCATCCTGATGTCGGGCGATACCGCCGGACTCACGCGCGACCTGGTGTTGCCCGGGCGTCCCTGGATCGCGCTCCCCAAGCCGTTCGACGCCGACCAGCTGGCGCGCGCGATCGACGTCGCGAACGGCGCGACGCGTTGA